The Desulfomicrobium orale DSM 12838 genome includes a window with the following:
- a CDS encoding FprA family A-type flavoprotein, translating into MMKPKVIAEGVKWVGVVDWNRRMFDSLIPLPDGTSYNAYLVQGTEKTALIDAVDPAMLGILKEHLKDVDRIDYIVAQHAEQDHAGSIPFVMEMYPEAVVVCTPKAKSLLIDHLAISEERIRTVGDNEEILLGGKTLRFIHTPWVHWPETMVTHLPEDGILFTCDFLGSHMAASDLYSGKKSCILEAAKRYYAEIMMPFRKMIQTNLKKIRELDFRVIAPSHGPLHDYPEYILAAYEDWISDDVSNSVVIPYISMHGSTEMMVDHLVASLSEKGVTVHKFELSMTDIGKLAIALVDAATIVIGTPTVHIGPHPNVFSVTYLANILRPKAKYAAIIGSYGWGTKVVEQISGLIPNLKVEVLGTVLCKGAPKEAAFAELDALANTIAEKHSAIRQA; encoded by the coding sequence ATGATGAAGCCGAAAGTCATTGCCGAAGGAGTCAAATGGGTTGGTGTCGTGGACTGGAACCGGCGCATGTTCGACTCGCTGATACCGCTGCCGGATGGCACGAGCTACAATGCCTACCTCGTTCAGGGAACGGAAAAGACGGCGCTTATCGATGCGGTCGATCCGGCCATGCTCGGCATTTTGAAAGAGCATCTGAAAGATGTGGACAGAATCGACTATATCGTTGCCCAGCACGCCGAGCAGGATCATGCGGGCTCCATTCCTTTTGTTATGGAGATGTATCCTGAGGCCGTTGTCGTCTGCACTCCCAAGGCGAAAAGTCTGCTGATCGATCATCTCGCCATTTCAGAGGAACGCATAAGAACCGTCGGGGACAATGAGGAAATTCTGCTCGGCGGCAAGACGCTGCGCTTCATCCATACACCCTGGGTGCACTGGCCCGAAACCATGGTCACGCATCTTCCGGAAGATGGGATCCTGTTCACATGCGATTTTCTCGGCTCGCACATGGCGGCGTCGGACCTTTACTCCGGAAAGAAATCGTGCATTCTTGAAGCGGCGAAGCGTTATTATGCCGAAATCATGATGCCTTTCCGCAAAATGATACAAACGAACCTGAAAAAGATACGCGAACTGGACTTCAGGGTCATCGCGCCCAGTCACGGACCGCTCCACGATTATCCTGAATATATTCTGGCCGCTTATGAAGACTGGATTTCGGACGACGTATCGAACTCGGTCGTCATCCCGTACATATCCATGCACGGCAGCACGGAGATGATGGTCGATCATCTTGTCGCCTCATTGTCCGAAAAGGGCGTTACAGTGCATAAATTCGAGCTGTCCATGACTGATATCGGCAAACTGGCCATAGCTCTTGTGGACGCCGCGACTATAGTAATCGGTACACCTACAGTTCATATTGGTCCGCACCCGAATGTATTTTCAGTAACCTATCTGGCGAATATATTGCGCCCGAAGGCGAAATACGCAGCGATCATAGGTTCTTATGGATGGGGTACGAAGGTTGTGGAGCAGATTTCCGGATTGATTCCGAATCTGAAAGTGGAAGTCCTTGGCACAGTGTTGTGCAAGGGAGCGCCCAAAGAGGCCGCCTTTGCCGAACTGGACGCCCTTGCAAATACAATTGCCGAGAAGCATTCCGCGATCCGGCAGGCATGA